One Akkermansiaceae bacterium genomic region harbors:
- a CDS encoding PEP-CTERM sorting domain-containing protein: MKTAILIIISVLATVPLYGQAVYDFHSVNGTESSADAALDGWTVADHYGTSNYQDYVGEVGLIFADQSSYSSISGTPRGAFRGDSGDTYANKLGLHAFCIDSETTFLGPETTSIQSYRPYTLAAAEQRFTDEGIVGYTPGGLKRAAYLLEQNFDQMLTGGNLGSATMQAAIWEVLTDTNLNLSLGQGNYYLRNNTGNSTYNQRANDMIALANTWFAAAKNDNWGGANHKPDNEVIFWLDPNDLMNNQSVMSLNIEGLGNTPVPEPSTSLLMAMGSLVLLRRRR, translated from the coding sequence ATGAAAACTGCAATTCTTATCATCATCTCTGTTTTAGCCACGGTTCCGCTATATGGCCAGGCTGTGTATGACTTCCATTCCGTCAATGGCACCGAATCATCTGCCGATGCCGCTCTGGACGGTTGGACGGTTGCAGACCACTACGGCACCTCCAACTACCAGGACTACGTGGGCGAAGTCGGTTTGATTTTTGCTGATCAATCCAGTTATTCGTCGATATCCGGGACGCCCAGGGGGGCATTCCGTGGTGATTCAGGCGACACCTACGCCAACAAGCTGGGCTTGCATGCCTTTTGCATTGATTCCGAAACTACTTTTCTTGGACCTGAAACCACTTCTATCCAGTCCTATCGCCCCTACACACTGGCAGCCGCCGAGCAACGCTTTACAGACGAAGGGATTGTAGGTTATACGCCGGGTGGTCTCAAGCGGGCTGCCTACCTTCTGGAGCAGAATTTCGATCAAATGCTCACCGGCGGCAATCTCGGCTCCGCTACGATGCAAGCGGCGATATGGGAGGTATTGACAGATACCAATCTCAATCTCTCACTCGGACAGGGAAACTACTACTTGCGCAACAATACTGGCAATTCGACCTACAACCAGCGTGCAAACGATATGATTGCCCTGGCCAACACCTGGTTTGCCGCCGCCAAGAATGACAACTGGGGCGGGGCGAATCATAAGCCCGATAATGAGGTGATCTTTTGGTTGGATCCCAATGACTTGATGAACAACCAGTCTGTGATGTCTCTGAATATTGAGGGATTGGGTAATACGCCTGTTCCCGAGCCATCCACGTCACTGCTCATGGCGATGGGCTCACTGGTGCTGCTGCGTCGCCGTCGCTAA
- a CDS encoding endonuclease/exonuclease/phosphatase family protein has protein sequence MRALLYLLFLTGLATAGELRVMSYNIHHGVGMDGKLDLQRIAGIIKKEKPDLVALQEVDQSVPRSGKVDQAEALARLLGMKHIFRKCIDLHGGAYGNAVLSKHPIDDVVVHRLPGKGEPRIALEVQVMVGRKRLSFCSVHFDWTTEAVRLLQAKSLETHLAKRKHPVLLLGDFNARPESQTMQYLARTWSIVPKKEERLTCPANKPRDEIDYILTLGLDASKASCRVLPEAAASDHRPLFGRISLP, from the coding sequence TTCTAACCGGCCTTGCCACCGCCGGCGAGCTGCGTGTCATGTCCTACAATATCCACCATGGTGTGGGTATGGATGGGAAACTGGACCTTCAACGCATCGCCGGGATCATCAAAAAAGAGAAGCCTGACCTGGTGGCACTGCAGGAGGTCGATCAATCGGTCCCACGCAGTGGCAAGGTGGACCAGGCGGAGGCACTCGCCAGGCTGTTGGGCATGAAACACATTTTCCGCAAATGCATCGACCTCCACGGAGGCGCGTATGGCAATGCCGTGCTGTCGAAACATCCCATCGACGATGTGGTGGTCCATCGCCTCCCGGGAAAAGGGGAGCCCCGCATCGCGCTTGAGGTGCAGGTGATGGTCGGCCGGAAGAGGCTATCGTTTTGCAGTGTGCATTTTGACTGGACCACGGAGGCGGTCCGCCTTTTACAGGCAAAGTCACTGGAAACCCATCTTGCAAAACGCAAGCATCCCGTGCTGTTGCTCGGTGATTTCAACGCCCGGCCAGAGTCCCAGACGATGCAATACCTCGCCCGGACCTGGAGCATTGTGCCCAAGAAAGAGGAGCGCTTGACCTGTCCGGCAAACAAACCGCGCGATGAGATCGATTACATACTCACACTTGGCCTCGACGCGTCCAAGGCGAGTTGCCGGGTCTTGCCCGAAGCCGCAGCGTCCGATCACCGGCCGCTATTCGGCAGAATTTCCCTGCCCTAA